Genomic segment of Dromiciops gliroides isolate mDroGli1 chromosome 3, mDroGli1.pri, whole genome shotgun sequence:
caagaggggaaagggagacgAGTTTTGTAAGAGAAAACtcagggagaaaaggaaatgtgCCAGAGCTGTGTGAGAAGAAAGCACAGTGAAGTCAGTGAGCCGGGGACATAAGGAGAGGAGGAAACGAGTGTGGAAAAGGGGCAGGAATTCTAAAAGGAGTGCAAAGAAACCACGTCAAAAGATCAAGTGTGCAAGAGACTCAAGGAGAAAAGACTCCGCAAGATCGGAAAGTGTAAGAACAGCAAGAAAGTGTGCGGGAAGAGGCAGGGTGTACAAGTGTATTATCAGGACGAgcgagaaaaagggagaaaagagccaGAGGAGCCAGGAATAGGGGGATACGTGAGCAAGAGGAGGGACTAGAAAGGGGCAAAAACAAGGTGTAGGGAAGAGCAAGGGAGCGTGCAAGGGAAGAGTGAGTGTGCAAGAGGAGAATGCGGTGAGGAGCAAggaaggagcagaaccagaaggcaGTGTGCGAGTGTTGTAAATAGTCGAGCAAGTGCGAATGAGGAGCTGGGCCCGAGGAGGAGGGTCCTAAGGGAGCAAACAGTACGTGAAAGTGAGTGCAAGTGTGCCGGGAAAGGTAATGAGAACAAGTGGACCGTGTGAGAGCGGAGTTTGGGACAGGAGATGGAACGAgtgcaaagaagagaaagaaggctaGGAGCGGGAGAAATGTGCCAGATGGTAGCCGAGGGGACCCGGATGGGAGCTAGGGTCCGAGGCAGCCCCAAAGGAGCAGGGATCCTGAGCACGGGTGAGTGGAGCAGAGGGCAGCACAGTATGGGAGGCAAAGTCATTAAGacggaggggaagaaaaaagtgaGCGTGCAAGAGAGCTGGGTCGCATCGACTTTAAGGGACCTGCAGGCACCACCTTAGGGAGTGTGCAAGAAAGCATGAGACAGCGCAAATGTGTGCAAAATTGCAGCCCAGGGGAGGTGGTGGCGCATAGGCGAGCGGGCGTGCCAAGGAGCGTGCAAGAGGCCGGGAGGCaggagaggatgggagggagggagagatgagggcAGAAGAGGAATGGGGGTTCAGGTTGGGGCGGGGAGGTCAGGCGGGAGATGGGGATGGATTGGGGGCGTGGTGGATGGTCAACTCTGGGGCCTGGGGAGAGTGGGGACCCCTGCTTTGCCCCCTTCCCCTGCTGCCCAGGGAGCCCCCTTCATCCAATTAGCCTTGGGGCTCCCCGTCTATGGCTCTGctattctctcctcctcccctaggGACCTGGAGAGGGGGAGGTCGGGGTACATCTTCCCTCCTTACGCCTCTCTCCCTCCAGCTCCCACAGCTTCAGCCATCTCCCTGGGAGGGAGTGGGGCAGCGTCTCCCCCACcggttcccctccccccttcacccAACGACGACGCACACACTGTCCAgtcccagctgccccctcctctgagGTGCGCATGTCCAGTAGGATGACTGTCGGCGGCCGGTGGAGCAAGTGTGAAGCAAGCGGCCAGCCCAggtccggggggggggggggagggcgaaTGGGAGCATCACGTGACATCTGGCCAGCATTCCGGAGGGGCGGGGCCGCTGTGCGAGAGCCCTCCCCGAGGGTCCTCAGTGGGCCGGCCATCACCTCTCCAGGAAGAACTTGAGAGCTCGGTCAATGTTCATTCGGTGCCCCACCCGGGTGACGCCCAAGTCCACGTAGTCCTCCTTGGTCAGGGCGGGCAGGTGGGAGCCATCGATCTCGTGGTCCAGGAAGCGAGCTCGGTGCTCGGCCAGGCCCAACCACTCCAGCCAATCGGCCACGTCAAACTTGGTCCAGAAACCTAGGGGCTTGGCCCCAAATGGCTTGTCCGGGGGCAAGGAGAGCAGGCGGGTAGGCGACAGCGAGCGTGAGGCCCCGGCCAACGCCCCACCCAGGCTTCCCGCCATCCCCGCGTGAGGGGGCACGAAAACGGGAGCGAAGGGGTCCGAGGCGCCCCCAGCCCCTCCAGTGGGCGAGCCTCGAAGGTCGAAGAGGCCAGGGTACAGGGGTCCAGAGGGCAGGATGGGCAGAGAAGAGGGCCGGGGAGCCGGGCTGACTTTGTGGTCCGAGGGGGGCAGCAAGGAGGGGCTGGGGGCGCGTCGGAGTAGAGGGGGGCGCATTTCAAAATCCACGCCCTGGAGGTGGCGGGTGGATGAAGATGAGGACGGCGAGGGCGACCCGGCGCCAGTTCCCCCAGATGCTGGGGTCACCCCAGACCCTGAGGGGAGCGGCGGCAGCGGAGGCTTGGGCCAGTTCTGGAATAAGCTGCTGACGGGCTTGGAGAGAAGCGAAGATGGGGGGTCTTCCGCGAGCCTAGGATAGGGGTGGGAATGGAAACATTGAGGGATGGAGGAGACGGATTGGCAGATacaagaatgagagagaggagaaaaggggagaagggaaggttcAGGAAGAACGAGGGATAGCGGGAGAGGCGACGGAGGAATAcgaagggagaggagaaataaaTGAATGGCGAAAGAGGCAGACGGAAATAGtgatgggagggggagagggacgGAGAGAGGTGGAGACCGAAAGccaggaaggagggatggagggagggagggagggagagacagagacagagagagacacacacacacagacagacagagacagacaggcagacagacagacggggagggatgggaagagggagaagggagaagggagggaaagacaagaaaagtgatgaagggaaaggaacaggagaaaggatgggagagatatgaggaggcagaggagagattggggagagaagggaggtggagggagaaatgagaaggacaggagggcagggagggaaacGAAGGAACAAGATAGAGAGAAATGAGTCCGGGAGGAGACAGAGTCGGGAGGAGAGATGCAGGAGAGAAGCAGGTGAGGATAGAGAAGTTCGAGAAGAGagacaaaggagggaaggagcacAAGGCTAGGAACCTCTCCTTTGTCCCTTCGGCCCCAGGCCACccactccttttcccttccttccctccagaaTCCGCTTCATCCCCTCCCGTCATCCCTGAGGACTCAGCCTCCAGCTCACCTTTGTCGCTGCAGGGAGGCAGTGCGCTCATAGCTGGGGCCTCCGTGGTtgtccccacctcccccactgcctcctcGGGCCCAGGGCAAGGCCCCGCCGGCCGCGGCGCCCCCAAACTGCTGCAACTTGGAGCTTAACTCACTGATGATACTGGCCTTGACCGTGGCCAAGGCCGAGGGTGGGGGCTGGGACAGGGGTCCGGGCAGCGGGGGCAAGGGAGGCGGGGGTGGGCCTGGCCCTTCCTCCCAGGGTAGCAGCTTTCGGGGCAGTGAGGTCGCCCCCGAGGGACCTGGAGCCCCATCGGTGTCGGAGGAGCCAGGAGGCTGGGGGCCCCCGCAGCCACTCAGAGCCAGCAGGCCGTCGGCGCCGGCCACCGAGACCGTGGGGCTGGTGGGGGTGGTTGGGTCCCGGAGGCCCCCGCCTGGGCCCGGCCGCAGGGCCCTGCCTCGAAGCTTGGACGGAGTCATCAGCTGCGGGGGGTAGGGCGGGCCGACCCCGCCACCTCCCCCAAAAGCCTGGCCATCCAGGTAGGCCACGTAGGTGTCTAGGAGCTCGGGGCCGCCCCCGCTGCTgcctccgccgccgccgctccCACCTCCTCCTTCGGCTGACAAGCTGCTCAGTGTGGACGCACTGCTGATGGTCTCCAGAGGGTGGTCACTGCTGCTCCGGCTGTCCACCTCCTCGATGCCCGAGTCTGTGCCAGGTGGCGGCTCAGGACCCGGGCCGGGGGCTGCGGGGGCTGCGGGGGCGGGCGCCGCGGGAGCCTGGGGCCCCGGAGCAGGGGGGTCGCCGGGGCCGGCGGCGGCTCCTTGGGTCAGCGTGGCCACCTCGCTGTCGTAGGACGTCAGGCTGGACGCGGTAGAGTCCAGGGCCGGCCCGGAGGCTGCCGCCGGGGAAGGACCAGGGGCCGGGGCTACGGCGGCGGCAGTGGTTACGGAAGGCGGGTCGGGCAGTGGGGGCGGGGGGCCGGGCGTGAGCGGGGATTCAGGCTTCTCGAAGCTGTTGGAGAACTCCAGGGGGGGCGGCAGTGGTTCCGCAAAGAGAAACTCACCGTCCTCCACGTCCACCGACGGGGCAGGCGGGGGCAGGACCAGCAGGGGCAGCCCGTTCTCCTCCCGGTTCCGGGGGGACGAGGCGGAGGCCTGCGGGGGCCCCGGAGCCGCGTCTTCCGAGGGGCCCCCTCGCCCGCCTCCCCGGGGCTCACAGTTCTCCAGGAAGCGCACGTGCAGGGGGAGGCGCTCCGAGTCGTCGGGGCCCCCTCCTCCCCGCCAGCTCTTCGCCGCAGGAGGGGGCGGGCTGGGCTCGGGCCCCAGCTGGAGCAGCAAGGGCCCCACGCCGGGAGGCCCGGGAGGGAGGCGGTGCAGGAGGGAGCGGCGAGCCGCGGGGGGACTCGCAGGCAAGGGCTTCTCCGGGCTCCCCAGCCCAGCCCGGTAGCCCAGCTCTCTCCGCCCGGGCTCGGGGGGCGGGGCGCCCCATAGGCGCAGCACTGGCTCGTGGTGAGGGATGGGGTGCgcgtggtgggggtggggagggggcgggaggggggcCTCGTAGCGGGGCGACGGGGGCCTCGGAGGGGGCTGCGGAAGCGCGCCACTGCTCTCGGAGGACTCCTTCAGCGCCCGCTCTCGGGCCGCCAGAGCCAGCCCGAGCGGCGACGCGGGGTCCAGGGCCTTGCCGGTGAGCGGATGAACCAGGGGGCGCGGGGGCAAGAAGCTAGTGAAGGCACTgaccccgccgccgccgccaccgccgccgccgctgccactACCTCCGTAGGCTCGGCCGGGCCCGTAGCCCCCGTAGGCGCTGCCACCGCCCGCCTCCAGGCGCAGGTAGGGCTCGGCAGAGAACATGCCCTCGTCTATGGATTTGGAGTGCCGGAGGCGAGGCCCCGGCGGAGCCGAGCCGCCCAGGCCGGCCTCCCCGCCGTCCTCGTCCCCGGCGTCGGTGGACAAGAAGAGGGTGGAGCGCCGGCGGGCCTCGTTCTGCCAGCCCCCCTCCCTCCGGGCCGCCCCCACTAGGGCTGCCCCGAACTGACTGGTGAAGTCCAAGGTGGCCGGGCCGCTGGGCGAGGGCGGAGCGGGCAGAGGGGAGGACGGGGGCCCCGGGGAGGGGGCCGGAACCGGGGAAGCGGGGGAGGGGCCGGCGGCATCCGCTGAGGCTGGGGGTTCGGCCTCCGTGCTGCTGCCCTGGCTGCTGCGCCCGCTGCTGCTGGTGGACGGGGCTTTGATGATAatggtggggatggggatggagttCTTCTCGGCCACCTGCTGCGGGGCGGCTGGCGACGGGGGCGCCGGGGCTGGGCCTGCCCCGGGGCTCACCTTCTGGGGCTCGCCTTCCACCTTGGTCTGTTTGACCAGGGGGCCTTTGCGACCCCGGCCCGAGCGGGCAGGCACGTACATGGCGGCGCTGGCCGCCCGGGGCGGGAGCTGGAAATAACGCAGGGCAGGCGCGGGGGATGATCCcacgccgccgccgccgccgccaccgccgtggtgggaaggggagggtcCTGGGCCCCCGGGAGAAGGACTCGGGCCGCCGCCCCGCCAACCCCGAAGGCTGGGCTGGGGGCCTAAGGCTAAGCGGGGCGGGGGGTCGTCCGGAGAGCCACCGGTCTCCATCTCGGGAGGATGGGGCGGGTGGgcgtggtggtggtggggttgaGGGGGCGgggcatggtggtggtggtggtgcggAGGATGGTGGTGGGCAGGGGGCAGAACGCCTGGACCCGCGTGGTATAGACCCTTGTCTCGGCCTGAAGGCCGGGAATCGGGGAGGGTGGGCCCGTCAAAAGAGGCCGGGGAGGAGGAAGGCAGTGGGCCCCCGCTCCCTGGGTTGAATGGCCCAGCCCGGGGGGAGGGAGTGAGTCGGCCCGAAGAGGAGGATGGGGCTGGCGGGGTGCTGTAAGGGGGCTCAGGCGGGGACGTCGTCGGGGGTGGGGGTATATCTTCCGAGCCCGGGACAGACAGACTTCGGCTGAACTTCATAGCTGGGGGCGTCAGGTACGGCCTGTCGTCCTCAGCGGCCCCTGAATGGGCGTGAGTGGAAGGGAGGAGTGAATCAGGAGTGAGCTAGCCTGTGGGACCTCTCCCACAAGCCTCTAGACCTTCTCGATTATtaggtggagtggggtgggggcggggggcggtGAGGGAATAGCTGGGCAGTCCCTACCTTACTCCGACACTTCCGGGCTCTGTGAATTCTTTCCTGTGGGCTGCCCCCCATCCATTGGTGCAGATCACAACCCCTCCTGCCTTAGGAGTCGCCTTGCTCAGTTGCGTTGGCCAAAACAAGCCATCACCTAGTGGCCAGCCCTCTGGTGATGCTAGGCCTCCGTGGATTTGGCCAGGCCCGGCCTTGGACTGCAGACCCACAGCCCAGCCCTGGATTAGTCCGAGGAGCTTCACCCACCTACTAACTATGGGTAGGCCTGAGGGAAGGCTTTGCAAACCCCCAAAGCGCCTGTAAATAGTCGCGGCAGAATGGGCAGAGAGCCCTACTCAGAACCAGGAGGGCCcgtattcaaattctgcctccgaAATTTACTGACtcagtggccttgggcaagtcacttggtggATGAGTGATTTAAACAACTGTCTAAGCCTTAGCTGTGGAACACTGGCAGCCGGGAGTTTCCCCTACTTAGGAAATGACTGGGCCGGCCCCAGCTTAATAGCAGTGGGACTTTTAACTGGCCTTTGGGGTGTTGCCTCGGCCAAGTGAGTGGTTGTTATTTGACACTTCAGAACCAAGGAGACTGTCAGGAAGTCCCTCATGGGCAGGCATTCCTGcgattccctttttttttcttctgcttttgggTCCCCAGTGCCGTCGCTCGACGGAATTCTCTTATTAGAGCTGCTCCTTCCCCAGGAGGACGGGGAGCCCCCGCtgaggaaactctctccactAAAGCGCAGTGCTCCTGCTTGTCGCCTCTATAGCATCTCAGAGAGCTCGCCTCCAGGTTGGGAGCCTTCCCAGGGTGACCCAGGCGGCACAATAGCGGCCAGAGGGgtttttgaggtttgcaaagagctttggaAATGTCTcgtttgaccctcacaacaagcAACTAGTCACAATTAAAAAGGCAAAGTGTCCCCTGAGGTCCAATGGGTGTCTGAGGCAGACTCcgagtccagagctctatccaccccTGGGACTTGCACCCAGATCTCTGAGATGCCGAGGCCAGCTCTCTGACTGAGAAGCAGCACTGCCTCTCCCATAGGTGCTTACCAAGCACTGGGTGGAGTGAGATGGCAAGATCCCAGGAGTAGGTTTGTGCTTGTGAGAGAGCCCACCATCTTGAGACACTTCTAGAACTAACTCACCTTTCTCCCACGTTTGAAGGTTGACAAAACcatttcctcccaacaacccacTGAGATAAGAGGGGCAAAAAAGTgaccatcaggggcagctaggtggcacagtggttagagcaccggccctggattcaggaggacctgagttcaaatccggtctcagacacttaacaattactagctgtgtgaccctgggcaagtcacttaatcccaattgcctcaccaaaaataaaaaaataaaaaagtgaccATCCCCATTTTGACAGAagggggaaattgaggcttaaaTCAGGGAAATGAcacttcaaggtcacacaagtccaGCCCCCGAATCTGGGGACAAGGGCAGAAGAGAAGGCTCTCAGATCTCAAGGCTGCTGGGAAGGCAATACCCAACCCTCCCCAGCCCATTCTCTGGCCACATGCAGGACTTACCAATGGACTTTTGTCGAAGCATGAGGCCTGGTCCAGGGGGTAGGTAAGATGGCCGTTCATAACTAGGCTGGGAACGGTGGTGGGGATCAAAGCTGGACTGGGTAGGGCATAAGGGCAGAGAGATAGAATAGGCAACAAGAGGGACATTAGAGTCATGCTTCCCTCTCTCCAGCCCCTTCCtgactttcccttccttccccaaaggCTGCTGTAGGGAAGGGTGGCTGATGCCAGAAGAAGCTGGAGGGGAGCCACCAAGCCATCAATATGGGGTCCCCAGGAGTCAAAGGACATCTGGCTGTGGAGTGTCTGAAGTATtcttggaaggggaaagggaaggggatgaaCCCAGCCACAGTTCAGGGATGAACCATAAGAGTGGCCCACATTTCAATACccacgggcaagtcactgcacctttctcagcctcagtttcctcaccagtaagaTAGGGATAATGACACCTGtaagcatttacctcccagggttgttaggagAATCCAATGAGGTGCTGTtcataaaacacttcacaaaccTAGAAGTGCTATGTCATTGGcagttaactattattattgtatttgttTGCAAagaggacctgtgatttcagtggcaGAAGAAGCTCCCTTCACAATTTAGTCTGGGGATTTGCCTGAGGGGCACCCAGAAGCCAAAGTTCGCCCAGGTCTTTGTGATCACTGTGACATACTGAACCTGCCCTAGGACACACAAGAGGCAGTTTAGCCTTCTGGCAAGGGAGCTGACTTCCAACATGCCACCTCTGAGGTACACTGGTTGTGAGGACACATGGCTTCAGAGGGAGCTCTCGGCCCTCTCTAATACTAGAAGTTGCAGAGCCAGACCTGACCTGTGTTTGGTTAAGGGAGTTCCTTCATTGGGATATCACCACAACAAGCAGATCACAAACctgctccccacctccccaaatggTTTGTGAATCAATCTCCTCtcaatagccctgggaggtagagagTGCAGAGAGAATTGTGTCATGGATCAAAGATTGCAAGCTGGAGGGAACCTCTGAGGCCAAAGTGGGAAAgggatctgcccaaggtcacagaggcagtaagggataggggcaggatttgaactcatgtcctcacTCAAAATCCAGTGTCCTTTTCCTAAGTCAAGCAGTCAGTCATGTGACACCTTAGGGCACATTACCCAGAACCTTACTGTAACTTAAGGAATGCCAAGATTCCCCTCAAGAACAGTCCACTTAGATGCATTCACTGAATTGTTTGTCTTTGTCCCAAGGAAAGTTTTGACATGCATGGTggtggagaggggggaagggaaaaaagtgcTCCCTGTTGGGTAATGACAAAAAGGCatcaatgaaagagaaataaaagggacCAGCCCATGtcactcatttccttttctggaaagGGTCATTGAACTGGTGGGTGGAAGGAATcctttgaatagaatttctttagttttgtaaagcatttgataATGTGTCTCATGATATTCtcgtggaaaagatggagagatgtgggttaGATGATAAATAGATTCAGACTTGCCTGAATGATTAGTCTTTAAGAGCACCGGTGGAAGGTTTGATGTCAATTTGGGACATGGTTTCTGTGCCCCAGGActctgtgcttggccctgtgctgtttaacattttcacCAATGACTTGGTTATATGGTATCCTTATCAAATCTTCAGATGACACAAAAGTGTGTGTGAACCCCAACATCTCAGCCAAAAATATCTTAACAGGCTAGAAGGAAGGGGTGAATTCAAGGTCTCATCTAATGGGGAGAAATGTAGAGGATGGCATTTTCATTCAAAAATTGACTTTCTATGTTTAGGGTGGTGGAGACCTGGCTAGACATCGGAAGACTTTGGTAGGTTCCAAGTTCAGTATATACCAGCGGTAGGCCATGACAGCTCAGGAGGGACTCTGAGGCTGATTAGAAGAGTCCAGAGACACTGTCCCCAGACCAGAGCCGCTAGCTGGGAAGCCTTGTGGTCAGTTCTGAGCATCACAGTTTAGAAAAGACACTGATGCTGTGGAAGATGTCCAGGATGGTAGAGGGCTTCAAGTTCAAGCTGCCTGGATTTTGGGGAGAAAATGAGGATGCTTAGCTTGGATAAGACATATGATAGGGAAGGGAGGAGTTCATCAGGTGAATGTGATCACTGTCTTTAGTCATTGGAAGGCTTGGCCCGTGGAAGAAGGCTTTGGTGTGTTCATTTTAGTCTAAGAGGGCAGGATGAGGAGCATAAGGAAGCAGGAGAGGATGGGCTAGGTTCGAAGAGCCTTCTAACAAGGAGGGCTGTCCCCAAGGGGAAAGGGCTTCCTTGGGAATAGTGAACTCCCCCTCAATGGAAGGCTTTCAGGAGAGGCTGCAGGACCAGTGTTGAAGACATGCTAGAGGGCTGCTTCTTGTTGGAGTACATGGTCTCAGGGGTCCCTTAGAATTCTGGGAATCTGTGGATTTGGGCAAGTGCTTCCTCCCTTCAGCTGCCTCTTCTGAAAATGGGGAGAATACTACTCACACTCCCTATTTCACTGGGCTGATGTCCAAAGAGGCCCTTGTTAGCAGTAAAGTAGTATAGACAGcaaaatgtgagctgttatttgTCATTAGAAAATGACCAAGGTGTCAAGGGACTATACTGCTCTCCCTAATAACCAAGACCAGATAGATCTTTTTCTCACAAAGTGTGGTAATAGTAGGAACACTTAAAAATGCAAGGAATCTGAGAGCTTCCAGACTATTGCAATGACTTTCTATCAGATCTCTTCACCTCCAGATTTCTCTCTCTTCAATCTCTTCAGTTTTTTCTCTCTTAAATCCTTCACTCCTCTGACAGCCTAATCTTTAAGTCTagattccccccttcccccccccccccacctcagtgGCTTGGGCAAGTCCCAGcatcagagaatttcagagttggaagatatCTTCTTGGCCACCGGTCCAACACATACTCCTAAAGGAATCTGCTCTACTTCCTGCCCACCCAGCCTCTTTTTGTAAACctccagggagggagaaggggctacttttggacagctccaatggTTACAAAGTTTTTCTTTACCATCCTGCCTAAATTTGTCCCTTTGCATCTTCTCCCATTTTCCCTGTTCTGTTCTATGGGGCCAAGGGGAATAAGTCTAGTCCCCTTTCACATCTTGGGCTTTTGAGTACTTGAAGACACCTCttttgctccccccacccccagttgtcTTCATGCAAATCTCCATATCTTTCAGTTGATCCTCAAACAGCATAGTCATGAGgtcctctgtcatcttggttaCCCTCCTTGGATACTCCCCCCATTATCACTTttgttcctaaaatgtggtgcccagaacaaaacaaaatgttccaGATGgaatctgaccagggcagagcacAGTGGAATGGTCATCTCCTGTCCTGGAAACTGGGCCTCTCCACACAGCTTGAGCTTGCGTTAGATTTCTTGACAGCCACATTGTCCTTTTGACTCCTATCACACTTGTGGTCCACTAGACTCCCCTGAGCTATTTCAAACTCCTGTCTAACCATACCTTTCTCTATTTTGTGCTTATGAAGTAGATtgtttttgaacccaagtataatgATTTGCATTGAACCCCACTGAATCCCATCTGGTTGGAGTCAGCCTCTAGGCTGGGAAGATCTTTTGGGATAGTGACTGGCATTCAGTGTCTCGGCTACTCCTTTCAGCTTGGGGCCatccatttatttccttctctgggcctcagtttccccacctgtgtAAAGTGTGAGGGTCGGATTAGCTTTCCATTCCAGCACTAAATCTGACTGTGACCTTCAGCTCTATCCTCCCTAAAGCCAAATGGGATCCAGTACTTTCTTCACAAGTTGTGGGATTTCAGACACTGATAACATGGACAGTCTCCTAGAATGCTGAGCTGGATGGGACTGTCAAGGCCTTGCTTGCCCttgctgaatccaggaccaacATGGAGCTAGGAAGAGAGAGTACAATTGAAGATTGGCAGCTCATTAGAACCAGACCAGTCACCAGGGCACCAGGGAGGGGGTGGTTTAAACTATGCTTGGCTAcagagggaagaaccaggagcctgggggaagggggaaggcacATTTGGGCTGGGGATCTGGAGGAACTTGCTAACAATGGGAGTTGTCCAGGATGGAAGGAGCTGCCCCTCCCTGAAGGTTGCCAAGCAGTGGCTGGAAGACCTCTCCTGGAGAGGGGACTCTTTGGGGGGCAAGAGTTGAGTTAAATGGCTCAGATATCTCTgcctctgagatcctgtgattctgAGAAGTTGTGCCAGACTCTCAACTACACACAGGGTGGATACAGAGACAATAACAGggcttctgccctcaaggggttgtcttctctattaaaatgtgaccttgagagcagggaccatcttaGTCAGTGCCTGATAACTGTTTCATTAATTCATaagaggagcttacattttacttggGGGAGAACAACATGGCCACAGagaagtgaaaacaaaacaagtagCAGGTGATTTCAGGGAAGTGAGACACTGACAGTGTGGGGAAGCAAGAAAGACTTCTCGAAGTATGTGGTGCTTGAGTTGAGTCTGGAAGGGAGCAAGAGctcccaagaggcagaggtgaagaggaagagagcaTTCTGGGCACAGGGCACATGCTGGGCAAAGGTCTGGAGGTCACATAGGGTAACCTCACCCTCTGCTTAATACAGAACTTTTAACTCCGGTAGTATTTACTAAATGCCCATACAAGTGAATTGTGATGAGCTAAAGCCCACCTCGCTGTACCTGCTACTCTCCATCGCTCCGAGTTCTGCCAAATAGGAGTCTCCGAGTTCCTGTCCACTACAGAAATCATAGATGGTCTCTAGAGGTTCTTTTTACTCACTAGGAAGCCCTGACCTTGGCCTTgacctttcctttcccttggcctcagtttctcatctgtgaaagggaGGGGCTCAGGCTTGGTGGTCTTTAAGGCTCCTTTCAGTTCTGACAGTCACTTATTCTAGAGGATAAAGTGACAACAGGACTCGAAGCCCATTCAAAGGAAGAGATTTCAGAAGGGTAGTGGAACGAGGAGAAATATCTCTTGGGGGAAGTGGAGAAGGAAGGGCTCTACTGGAGTACCAAACCCTCCCCAGAGAATAttaaaaggacagaaagaaaagaatacagTAGAGGAAAGAATAGGCAAGAGATGTCCCCAAAGTATTTCAGAGGGTCTGGGGAGAAGAACACGGTGTATGGACTTACCGATCCCTGAGGCAAAAGTCAGGGAGGACTGGGGGgttgttggggggggcaggaggggcCTGGTGGGGCCCCTACCCCCACTGCAGGGGTCTCGaaggaggcccagggaggggagggcTGACGTCAGAGCC
This window contains:
- the SHANK1 gene encoding SH3 and multiple ankyrin repeat domains protein 1 isoform X1 produces the protein MPRSPVSSEEERRSVSECPEAGSESDSSRDGPGRGPKGARGRAGGAGISLASARRLQGRSMSVPDDAHFSMMVFRIGIPDLHQTKCLRFNPDATIWAAKQQVLCALSESLQDVLNYGLFQPASSGRDANFLEEERLLREYPQSFEKGVPYLEFRYKTRVYKQTNLDEKQLAKLHTKTGLKKFLEYVQLGTSDKVARLLDKGLDPNYHDSDSGETPLTLAAQIEGSVDVIRTLCLGGAHIDFRARDGMTALHKAVCARHCMALTALLDLGGSPNYKDRRGLTPLFHTAMVGGDPRCCELLLYNRAQLGVADENGWQEIHQACQRGNSQHLEHLLFYGAEPGAQNASGNTALHICALYNKETCARILLYRGANKEVKNNNGQTPFQVAVIAGNFELGELIRNHRDQDVVPFQESPKYAARRRGAPPGTGLTVPPMLLRANSDTSMALPDWMVFSPSGPPGPGPGPGPGPGPAPAAPAPTTPSTPGTKLSSGTLRSASSPRGARARSPSRGRHPEETRRQPRGRPSSSGTPREGPSGGTGGSGGPGGSLGSRGRRRKLYTAVPGRSFMAVKPYQAQGEGEISLSKGEKIKVLSIGEGGFWEGQVKGRVGWFPSECLEEVANRSQEGKQESRSDKAKRLFRHYTVGSYDSFDAPSDYIIKEKTVLLQKKDSEGFGFVLRGAKAQTPIEEFTPTPAFPALQYLESVDEGGVAWRAGLRMGDFLIEVNGQNVVKVGHRQVVNMIRQGGNTLMVKVVMVTRHPDMDEAAHKKVPQQAKRLPPPAISLRSKSMTSELEEMVSPWKKKSDYEQAPMPSVEKKRTVYQMALNKLDEILAAAQQTISASEGPGPGGLPSLGKHRAKGFFATESSFDPHHRSQPSYERPSYLPPGPGLMLRQKSIGAAEDDRPYLTPPAMKFSRSLSVPGSEDIPPPPTTSPPEPPYSTPPAPSSSSGRLTPSPRAGPFNPGSGGPLPSSSPASFDGPTLPDSRPSGRDKGLYHAGPGVLPPAHHHPPHHHHHHAPPPQPHHHHAHPPHPPEMETGGSPDDPPPRLALGPQPSLRGWRGGGPSPSPGGPGPSPSHHGGGGGGGGVGSSPAPALRYFQLPPRAASAAMYVPARSGRGRKGPLVKQTKVEGEPQKVSPGAGPAPAPPSPAAPQQVAEKNSIPIPTIIIKAPSTSSSGRSSQGSSTEAEPPASADAAGPSPASPVPAPSPGPPSSPLPAPPSPSGPATLDFTSQFGAALVGAARREGGWQNEARRRSTLFLSTDAGDEDGGEAGLGGSAPPGPRLRHSKSIDEGMFSAEPYLRLEAGGGSAYGGYGPGRAYGGSGSGGGGGGGGGVSAFTSFLPPRPLVHPLTGKALDPASPLGLALAARERALKESSESSGALPQPPPRPPSPRYEAPLPPPPHPHHAHPIPHHEPVLRLWGAPPPEPGRRELGYRAGLGSPEKPLPASPPAARRSLLHRLPPGPPGVGPLLLQLGPEPSPPPPAAKSWRGGGGPDDSERLPLHVRFLENCEPRGGGRGGPSEDAAPGPPQASASSPRNREENGLPLLVLPPPAPSVDVEDGEFLFAEPLPPPLEFSNSFEKPESPLTPGPPPPLPDPPSVTTAAAVAPAPGPSPAAASGPALDSTASSLTSYDSEVATLTQGAAAGPGDPPAPGPQAPAAPAPAAPAAPGPGPEPPPGTDSGIEEVDSRSSSDHPLETISSASTLSSLSAEGGGGSGGGGGSSGGGPELLDTYVAYLDGQAFGGGGGVGPPYPPQLMTPSKLRGRALRPGPGGGLRDPTTPTSPTVSVAGADGLLALSGCGGPQPPGSSDTDGAPGPSGATSLPRKLLPWEEGPGPPPPPLPPLPGPLSQPPPSALATVKASIISELSSKLQQFGGAAAGGALPWARGGSGGGGDNHGGPSYERTASLQRQRLAEDPPSSLLSKPVSSLFQNWPKPPLPPLPSGSGVTPASGGTGAGSPSPSSSSSTRHLQGVDFEMRPPLLRRAPSPSLLPPSDHKVSPAPRPSSLPILPSGPLYPGLFDLRGSPTGGAGGASDPFAPVFVPPHAGMAGSLGGALAGASRSLSPTRLLSLPPDKPFGAKPLGFWTKFDVADWLEWLGLAEHRARFLDHEIDGSHLPALTKEDYVDLGVTRVGHRMNIDRALKFFLER